One Chromobacterium paludis genomic window carries:
- the hisF gene encoding imidazole glycerol phosphate synthase subunit HisF, with protein sequence MLAKRIIPCLDVTAGRVVKGVNFLGLRDAGDPVEIARRYNEQGADELTFLDITASSDQRDIILHVIEAVADQVFIPLTVGGGVRSIADIRRLLNAGADKVSINTAAVTNPEFVREASEHFGNQCIVVALDAKAVTPENDRWEIFTHGGRNRTGLDAVEWARKMQQLGAGEILLTSMDRDGTKAGFNLPLTRAVSDAVSIPVIASGGVGNLQHLVDGVKAGHADAVLAASIFHFGEYTVAEAKQAMRDAGIEVRL encoded by the coding sequence ATGCTTGCCAAACGCATCATTCCCTGCCTGGACGTGACCGCCGGCCGCGTGGTCAAGGGCGTCAACTTCCTGGGCCTGCGCGACGCCGGCGACCCGGTGGAAATCGCCCGTCGCTACAACGAACAGGGCGCCGATGAACTGACCTTCCTCGACATCACCGCCAGCTCCGACCAGCGCGACATCATCCTGCATGTGATCGAAGCGGTGGCCGACCAGGTGTTCATCCCGCTGACGGTGGGAGGCGGCGTGCGCAGCATCGCCGACATCCGCCGCCTGCTCAATGCCGGCGCCGACAAGGTCAGCATCAATACCGCCGCGGTGACGAACCCCGAATTCGTGCGCGAGGCGTCCGAGCACTTCGGCAACCAGTGCATCGTGGTGGCGCTGGACGCCAAGGCGGTGACGCCGGAAAACGACCGCTGGGAAATCTTCACTCACGGCGGCCGCAACCGCACCGGGCTGGACGCCGTGGAGTGGGCGCGCAAGATGCAGCAACTGGGCGCCGGCGAAATCCTGCTGACCAGCATGGACCGCGACGGCACCAAGGCCGGCTTCAATCTGCCGCTGACGCGCGCGGTGTCCGACGCGGTGAGCATCCCGGTCATCGCCTCCGGCGGCGTCGGCAATCTGCAGCATCTGGTGGACGGCGTGAAAGCAGGCCACGCCGACGCGGTGCTGGCCGCCAGCATCTTCCACTTTGGCGAATACACGGTAGCAGAGGCCAAGCAGGCCATGCGCGACGCCGGCATCGAGGTGAGGCTATGA
- the hisA gene encoding 1-(5-phosphoribosyl)-5-[(5-phosphoribosylamino)methylideneamino]imidazole-4-carboxamide isomerase: MLLIPAIDLKDGQCVRLRQGAMDDATIFSDDPVKVAAHWRDQGARRLHLVDLNGAFAGKPKNLSVIRDILGEVGQDMPVQLGGGIRDLDTIEAYLDMGLSYVIIGTAAVKTPGFLHDACDAFPGQVIVGLDAKDGMVAIDGWAKITNHNVIDLAKRFEDYGVNSVIYTDIGRDGMMTGVNIEATVKLAQALTIPVIASGGLTNLDDIRALCAVEDEGIEGAITGRAIYEGSIDFAAAQTLADELAG; the protein is encoded by the coding sequence ATGCTGCTGATACCCGCGATAGACCTGAAAGACGGTCAATGCGTGCGCCTGAGACAGGGCGCGATGGACGACGCCACCATCTTCTCCGACGATCCGGTCAAGGTTGCCGCCCACTGGCGCGACCAGGGCGCGCGACGCCTGCACCTGGTGGATCTCAACGGCGCCTTCGCCGGCAAACCCAAGAACCTGTCGGTGATCCGCGACATCCTCGGCGAAGTCGGCCAGGACATGCCGGTGCAACTGGGCGGCGGCATCCGCGACCTGGACACCATCGAGGCCTACCTCGACATGGGCCTGTCCTACGTGATCATCGGCACCGCCGCGGTCAAGACGCCGGGCTTTCTGCACGATGCCTGCGACGCCTTCCCCGGCCAGGTCATCGTCGGCCTGGACGCCAAGGACGGCATGGTGGCGATCGACGGCTGGGCCAAGATCACCAACCATAATGTGATCGACCTGGCCAAGCGCTTCGAGGATTACGGCGTCAATTCGGTGATCTACACCGACATCGGCCGCGACGGCATGATGACCGGCGTCAACATCGAAGCCACCGTCAAGCTGGCGCAGGCGCTGACCATCCCGGTGATCGCCTCCGGCGGCCTGACCAACCTCGACGACATCCGCGCCCTGTGCGCGGTGGAAGACGAGGGCATCGAGGGCGCCATCACCGGCCGCGCCATCTACGAAGGCAGCATAGACTTCGCCGCCGCGCAGACGCTGGCGGACGAACTGGCCGGCTAA
- the hisH gene encoding imidazole glycerol phosphate synthase subunit HisH, producing MKVAVIDYGMGNLHSVLKSLQAVNEDGVDIFLTRDPEAVVKADKVVFPGQGAMPDCMRELNRHGLADAVRETTQNKPFFGICVGAQLLFEHSEEGDTAGLGLFPGKVLRFGDDLVADGERLKVPHMGWNQVYQTRSHPLFAGIADGERFYFVHSYHFAPADAALTLAESDYPERFACIVGRGNIFATQFHTEKSHRAGLQMMKNFLAWDGNV from the coding sequence ATGAAAGTCGCAGTGATTGATTACGGCATGGGCAATCTGCACTCGGTGCTGAAGTCCCTGCAGGCCGTCAACGAGGACGGCGTCGACATCTTCCTGACCCGCGACCCGGAAGCCGTGGTGAAGGCCGATAAGGTGGTCTTCCCCGGCCAGGGCGCCATGCCGGACTGCATGCGCGAGCTGAACCGCCACGGCCTGGCCGACGCGGTGCGGGAAACCACGCAGAACAAGCCGTTTTTTGGAATCTGCGTCGGCGCGCAGCTATTGTTCGAACATAGCGAGGAAGGGGACACCGCCGGCCTGGGCCTGTTTCCGGGCAAGGTGCTCCGTTTCGGCGATGATCTGGTCGCCGACGGCGAGCGGCTCAAGGTGCCGCACATGGGTTGGAACCAGGTTTACCAGACCCGGTCCCACCCCTTGTTCGCCGGCATCGCCGACGGCGAACGCTTTTACTTTGTGCACAGCTATCATTTTGCGCCCGCCGACGCGGCGCTGACGCTGGCGGAATCGGACTATCCCGAGCGTTTTGCCTGTATCGTCGGGCGTGGCAACATATTCGCCACGCAGTTCCACACCGAAAAGAGCCACCGCGCCGGACTTCAGATGATGAAGAACTTCCTGGCCTGGGACGGCAATGTTTAA
- the hisB gene encoding imidazoleglycerol-phosphate dehydratase HisB, with amino-acid sequence MRTATVTRNTLETQITVSLNLDGTGVGRFETGVPFLDHMMDQIARHGLIDLDVHAVGDLHIDAHHTVEDIGITLGQAFARAIGDKKGIRRYGHAYVPLDEALSRVVIDLSGRPGLVYNVDYTRASIGQFDVDLFSEFFHGFVNHSMTTLHIDNLRGHNSHHQAETIFKAFGRALRMACERDERMAGITPSTKGTLSA; translated from the coding sequence ATGAGAACCGCAACCGTCACCCGCAACACGCTGGAAACCCAGATCACCGTGTCCTTGAATTTGGACGGCACCGGCGTCGGCCGTTTTGAAACCGGCGTGCCTTTCCTAGACCACATGATGGATCAGATTGCCCGCCACGGCCTGATTGATCTGGATGTCCATGCCGTGGGCGACCTGCATATCGACGCCCACCACACGGTGGAAGACATCGGCATCACCCTGGGCCAGGCCTTCGCCCGCGCCATCGGCGACAAGAAGGGCATCCGCCGCTATGGTCACGCCTACGTGCCGCTGGACGAGGCGCTGTCCCGCGTGGTGATCGACCTGTCCGGCCGCCCGGGCCTGGTTTACAACGTCGATTACACCCGCGCCAGCATCGGCCAGTTTGATGTCGATCTGTTCTCGGAGTTTTTCCACGGCTTCGTCAATCACAGCATGACCACGCTGCACATCGACAATCTGCGCGGCCACAACAGCCATCACCAGGCCGAGACCATCTTCAAGGCCTTCGGCCGCGCGTTGCGCATGGCCTGCGAGCGCGACGAGCGCATGGCCGGCATCACGCCGTCCACCAAGGGGACGCTCTCCGCATGA